The Algoriphagus sanaruensis genome window below encodes:
- a CDS encoding VOC family protein has translation MSEFKPFHLAFPIRDIEETRQFYGDLLGCDIGRSTDKWIDFNFFGHQLSAHIKPEELANAKTNEVDGKNVPVRHFGAILGWEDWHQLADKLKAHGIEFVIEPYIRFKGEVGEQATMFFLDPCGNALEFKSFQDPSQIFAK, from the coding sequence ATGAGCGAATTTAAACCCTTCCATTTAGCATTCCCGATTCGGGATATTGAAGAGACACGTCAATTTTACGGAGATCTGCTTGGATGCGATATTGGCAGAAGTACGGATAAGTGGATTGACTTTAATTTTTTCGGGCACCAACTTTCAGCGCACATTAAGCCTGAAGAGTTGGCTAATGCAAAAACGAATGAGGTGGATGGCAAGAATGTTCCCGTTCGTCATTTTGGGGCAATTCTCGGTTGGGAAGATTGGCATCAATTAGCAGATAAATTGAAAGCCCATGGAATTGAATTCGTGATTGAACCCTATATCAGATTCAAAGGTGAAGTAGGTGAGCAAGCAACGATGTTCTTCCTTGATCCTTGTGGAAATGCCTTAGAATTTAAATCCTTCCAGGACCCTTCTCAGATTTTTGCAAAATAA
- a CDS encoding class I SAM-dependent methyltransferase — MEIHELNHLLGNVDIYLLDQILKGRFSKDMKILDAGCGEGRNAVYFIQKGYQIFGIDPNELAIQYCRYLSKSLNSTFDIHRFQVGQLEEIPFHSNAFDAVICSAVLHFAEDVDNFWEMIQEIHRVLKPKGVFWFRMTTAFGGILDESTHLGNGKYGLPDGTERFLFLPEYVDKLAKIGFSSLESLKTVLIPHQREMGVFCLEKTH; from the coding sequence ATGGAAATTCATGAACTCAATCATTTGCTCGGCAATGTGGATATCTACCTGTTGGACCAGATCCTAAAGGGAAGATTTTCCAAAGACATGAAAATCTTGGATGCAGGCTGTGGAGAAGGAAGAAATGCGGTATACTTTATTCAAAAAGGATATCAAATCTTTGGGATAGACCCTAATGAATTAGCGATTCAATATTGCCGATACTTATCCAAAAGTTTGAATTCAACTTTTGACATCCATCGCTTTCAAGTTGGTCAGTTGGAAGAAATTCCATTTCATTCGAATGCCTTTGATGCAGTGATATGTTCGGCTGTTCTACATTTTGCAGAAGATGTGGATAACTTCTGGGAAATGATTCAGGAAATACATCGAGTGCTAAAACCTAAAGGTGTTTTTTGGTTTCGAATGACGACAGCTTTTGGAGGCATTTTGGATGAAAGTACTCATCTTGGAAATGGAAAATATGGCCTTCCAGATGGCACAGAGCGGTTTTTGTTTCTTCCTGAATATGTGGATAAATTGGCGAAAATCGGATTTTCAAGTTTAGAATCTTTGAAAACTGTCCTTATTCCACACCAACGAGAAATGGGAGTTTTCTGCCTCGAAAAAACGCACTAA
- a CDS encoding non-ribosomal peptide synthetase has product MSMWDKFFWIAENQSENPALLSDELQLTYSELLNLAKKLAASLQQRNLSQACIGIALKSKAEEAIAALAVLLSGNYFFFLPHHQGKEVLDHVPIALILTDIESFESLPVATCSMSDLKDSVSALEPWWKNENNWEDRFFCVYATSGSTGSAKYVLHDYRSIVEDTDRQIEENHISSKDRIDFLFAASFSSSLASIFPAWLSGAALVVHAISEQGLEQIPRFWKKYEVTMATLTSTAFRGIVLLLGNRLSEFTASIRFLCLGGEPIQASDLKLVSFHFPDSVLLQLAYASTETRTISATSCSPKNTQFDLIQDGVPVRKKQVKLLDDTNAEVNLGEVGEIVVYSPYISLGYWFQRKILFHPVDDQNRIYHTGDLGFFNKEGALKLVGRNQTQQKVNGVFVDLSRIREEIYVAQPQITECKVLVVHDAHGFSYLVAFILSQESWSEHAIREHFHSQSHLTTAPRLYVPLDIFPMNAHGKLDRISLEKIANEHALKARKLQIQDTTTKLVYEIWTRELNIMIDRLDADFFLDLGGNSMLAAFIIEELSKELNKELPLQMIHTYRTISLVSRAIQELDEPKFPVLEISKRSRNQAFTWLLFLESGYYDSLSPLREQLEASPQFSTATLRIDIFAILKGKSSASILEELENLLMPYTNAYLIGSSFNGWLAAKVASKLGLGVILLDSPFYSFGTEGPKLNRSNRSRVNYLKGLFIQRPISEAIQKTFELFWGFAKKNAHATNEEKGLFNQSVHEFLRQTTPIEKVSNLLLVYSNLSMATSLQDIELWKQSTVDKFEILHIQGGHLDAYSPKFIPEVSQKINEFILLK; this is encoded by the coding sequence ATGAGCATGTGGGATAAGTTTTTTTGGATTGCTGAAAATCAATCAGAAAATCCTGCACTGCTTTCGGATGAGCTGCAACTTACTTATTCAGAACTATTGAATCTGGCGAAAAAACTCGCAGCATCACTTCAGCAAAGGAATCTATCTCAGGCCTGTATTGGGATCGCCTTAAAATCAAAGGCAGAGGAGGCTATTGCAGCCTTAGCGGTCTTATTATCTGGAAATTACTTTTTCTTTCTACCCCATCATCAGGGAAAAGAAGTTTTAGATCATGTCCCCATAGCTCTAATCTTGACAGATATCGAATCTTTTGAGTCGCTCCCAGTTGCAACCTGCTCCATGAGTGATTTAAAGGATTCTGTATCTGCCTTGGAGCCATGGTGGAAAAATGAAAATAACTGGGAAGATCGATTTTTTTGTGTCTATGCGACTTCTGGAAGTACAGGATCAGCAAAGTATGTCTTGCATGATTACCGATCAATAGTGGAAGATACGGATCGTCAGATTGAAGAAAATCATATTTCCTCAAAAGACCGAATCGACTTTCTTTTTGCTGCCTCCTTTAGCTCCTCACTTGCCAGTATTTTCCCTGCTTGGCTTTCAGGCGCTGCATTGGTGGTACATGCTATTTCAGAGCAAGGCTTAGAACAAATTCCGCGTTTTTGGAAAAAATATGAAGTGACGATGGCCACCTTGACAAGTACTGCATTCCGGGGCATTGTTCTGCTTTTGGGAAATCGTCTTTCAGAATTTACGGCTTCTATCCGATTTTTATGTCTCGGTGGAGAGCCAATTCAGGCTTCAGATTTGAAATTGGTTTCTTTCCATTTTCCAGATTCAGTTTTGCTGCAATTAGCCTATGCAAGCACAGAAACTAGAACGATCTCCGCAACTTCTTGTTCTCCCAAAAACACCCAATTTGACCTAATTCAGGATGGAGTTCCTGTCCGAAAAAAGCAAGTAAAACTCCTGGATGACACTAATGCAGAAGTCAATCTAGGTGAAGTCGGAGAAATTGTGGTGTATTCCCCGTATATCAGCTTGGGGTATTGGTTCCAAAGGAAAATTTTATTCCATCCTGTAGATGATCAAAACCGAATTTACCATACGGGTGATTTAGGATTCTTCAATAAAGAAGGTGCTCTGAAACTCGTAGGAAGAAATCAAACCCAACAAAAGGTGAATGGGGTTTTTGTGGATTTGAGCCGAATCAGAGAAGAAATTTATGTTGCTCAGCCCCAAATCACAGAATGCAAGGTTCTCGTGGTTCATGATGCTCATGGATTCTCCTATTTAGTCGCATTTATTTTGAGCCAAGAGTCCTGGAGCGAGCATGCAATCCGTGAACATTTTCATTCCCAATCTCATCTTACGACTGCGCCTAGGCTGTATGTCCCCTTGGATATTTTTCCCATGAATGCTCATGGCAAACTGGACCGAATTAGTCTTGAAAAAATTGCGAATGAACATGCTTTAAAGGCCAGAAAACTTCAGATTCAGGACACTACCACTAAATTGGTTTATGAGATTTGGACTCGGGAATTGAACATAATGATCGATCGGCTTGATGCTGATTTTTTCCTAGATCTGGGTGGAAATTCAATGCTTGCAGCTTTCATTATTGAAGAGTTAAGCAAAGAGCTCAACAAGGAACTCCCGCTGCAAATGATCCACACCTACCGTACGATTTCCCTAGTTTCCAGAGCTATTCAGGAATTGGACGAGCCGAAATTTCCGGTCTTGGAAATTTCGAAAAGATCCAGAAATCAAGCTTTCACATGGTTACTATTTTTGGAATCAGGGTACTACGATTCACTTTCTCCATTAAGGGAGCAGCTTGAGGCAAGTCCACAATTCTCCACAGCAACCTTGCGCATTGATATTTTTGCGATACTAAAAGGAAAGTCATCAGCTTCCATTTTAGAAGAACTGGAAAACTTGCTCATGCCTTACACAAATGCGTATTTGATTGGATCAAGTTTCAATGGTTGGTTGGCTGCAAAAGTGGCGAGCAAACTTGGACTTGGGGTTATTCTTTTGGACTCTCCTTTTTACAGTTTTGGAACAGAAGGTCCAAAACTTAATCGATCAAATCGATCCAGAGTGAATTACCTCAAAGGGTTATTTATCCAAAGACCAATTTCAGAAGCCATTCAAAAGACTTTTGAATTGTTTTGGGGTTTTGCTAAAAAGAATGCCCATGCCACAAACGAAGAAAAGGGACTTTTCAATCAAAGTGTTCATGAGTTTTTAAGACAGACTACACCAATAGAAAAGGTTTCGAACCTACTTTTGGTTTATTCCAATCTTTCCATGGCAACTTCACTTCAGGACATTGAATTATGGAAGCAAAGCACTGTGGATAAGTTTGAAATTTTACATATTCAAGGAGGTCATTTGGATGCCTATTCGCCCAAATTTATCCCTGAAGTTTCTCAAAAAATCAATGAGTTCATCCTTTTAAAATAA
- a CDS encoding trimeric intracellular cation channel family protein: MNLQNALELIGTFVFAISGALAVREKEHDLFGAGFTGFITAIGGGTLRDILLDSYPLVWIGDIHFLYAILLGIFAAFIFPNLLSRLRKTFFLFDTLGIGFFTVLGVEKALSLGVRPEIAAIMGMFSAVMGGVIRDTLTNDIPILFRKEIYASACLIGAVIYLVLDYFAVERNFNLLISMSVIISIRLIAMKYKLSLPRLD; this comes from the coding sequence ATGAATCTCCAAAACGCACTTGAACTCATCGGCACCTTTGTGTTTGCTATATCTGGCGCCTTAGCAGTGAGGGAAAAGGAGCATGACCTATTCGGAGCAGGATTTACAGGATTTATTACTGCAATTGGGGGAGGTACATTACGCGATATTTTATTGGATAGCTATCCGTTAGTGTGGATTGGTGACATTCACTTTTTATACGCCATTTTATTGGGAATTTTTGCGGCATTTATTTTTCCGAATCTTTTGAGCCGCCTTCGGAAAACCTTCTTTTTATTTGACACTTTGGGAATTGGGTTTTTCACAGTTCTTGGCGTGGAAAAGGCACTTTCCTTGGGAGTACGGCCAGAAATTGCTGCAATAATGGGGATGTTTTCGGCAGTGATGGGTGGAGTCATTCGCGACACGCTAACGAATGATATCCCAATTCTTTTTCGCAAAGAGATTTACGCCTCTGCATGTTTGATCGGAGCCGTAATTTATTTGGTCCTAGATTACTTTGCTGTGGAACGGAATTTCAATTTGCTGATTTCCATGAGTGTGATCATTTCAATTCGTCTGATTGCTATGAAGTACAAGTTGAGCCTGCCTAGATTAGACTAA
- a CDS encoding aminotransferase class I/II-fold pyridoxal phosphate-dependent enzyme: MKPLQLNHRIGRTLEVEGRKLLYFSGTSYLGMESLSVYEEILIENIRKWGFNHGLSRVNNLRLSLFEEFEQFFATHSGAESAAVMSSGYLAGQAALQRLRVQTNLCWIAPDTHPAILPESLKPDIQFSFIQWKNRCLELAESLSAQKILILGNAVDPLRAEVHDYSWVKYISKKHEVTLLIDDSHAFGTLGHQVFGSYSSLADSSFDLVVSGSLGKGLAMPAGIILGKQDLISSIKAREIFAGASPGSPANLQAFLDCQDLYQAQAEKIRHYSQIFHQETNLLSSVLGSEKFPVFVLSENGWAERLGQMGFLISSFAYPTPQSPTINRIVVSAFHTFGDLMAINDALHQLSEDR; encoded by the coding sequence TTGAAACCGCTTCAGCTCAATCACCGAATAGGAAGAACCCTAGAAGTAGAAGGACGGAAACTTCTTTACTTCAGTGGAACCTCCTATTTGGGGATGGAGAGCTTGTCAGTGTATGAGGAAATTTTGATTGAAAATATCCGAAAATGGGGATTCAATCATGGATTAAGCAGGGTCAATAACCTGCGCTTGAGTCTGTTTGAGGAGTTTGAACAATTTTTTGCTACACATTCGGGAGCAGAATCTGCGGCAGTCATGAGCTCAGGTTATCTCGCAGGTCAAGCGGCACTTCAAAGGCTTCGAGTTCAAACAAATCTGTGCTGGATTGCTCCTGATACACATCCGGCCATTTTACCGGAGTCATTAAAACCTGATATTCAATTCAGTTTTATACAATGGAAAAATCGCTGTTTGGAGCTTGCTGAATCCCTTTCTGCTCAAAAAATTTTGATTTTGGGAAATGCTGTAGATCCACTTCGAGCAGAGGTTCATGATTATTCCTGGGTAAAATACATTTCAAAAAAGCATGAGGTGACTTTATTGATAGACGATAGTCATGCTTTTGGAACCCTAGGACATCAAGTTTTTGGATCGTATAGCTCGCTTGCTGACTCTTCGTTTGATCTAGTGGTTTCAGGTTCCCTTGGAAAGGGTTTGGCCATGCCAGCTGGGATTATTCTAGGGAAGCAGGATTTAATTTCAAGTATTAAAGCCAGGGAGATTTTTGCTGGTGCTTCTCCAGGCTCTCCAGCCAACCTTCAAGCATTCTTAGATTGTCAAGATTTATATCAAGCCCAAGCCGAAAAGATTAGACACTATTCTCAGATATTTCATCAAGAAACGAACCTCCTGTCCTCAGTTTTAGGCTCGGAAAAATTTCCGGTTTTTGTCCTTTCTGAAAATGGCTGGGCAGAAAGGCTAGGACAGATGGGATTTTTGATTTCTTCTTTCGCTTATCCAACACCGCAGAGTCCAACTATAAATCGAATTGTTGTATCGGCATTCCACACCTTCGGGGATTTAATGGCGATCAATGATGCTTTGCACCAACTTTCAGAAGACCGATGA
- a CDS encoding patatin-like phospholipase family protein — protein sequence MSKKKTVSLVLSSGGARGLAHVGVIEELEKRGYEIQEIAGCSAGALVGGMYAAGKMNEFKDWICNLDRIDVFSLMDFTFSSKGFIKGEKVFQALKKVVPDCMIEDLPLKFSCNAVNIDSGKEQLFSKGSLYKAIRASGSIPSVFLPAKYDKQHFIDGGVLNPIPISLISNLENIVVVVDVNGSEEDFLKLPKKSSPEKSGLSLPSWLKEYQRKMKQFFPEEKKEEKKESYSALDLVTRSFDLLQDQYCNLILEKYPIDVTIKISRSQAGTLEFHRSAEMIEIGKLKAIEALDQFEDGNS from the coding sequence ATGTCAAAAAAGAAAACAGTTTCACTCGTTTTGAGCAGTGGCGGAGCAAGAGGATTAGCCCATGTGGGAGTCATTGAAGAATTGGAAAAACGGGGCTATGAAATTCAAGAAATTGCAGGATGTTCAGCTGGTGCCTTGGTTGGCGGGATGTACGCTGCTGGCAAAATGAATGAATTCAAAGACTGGATTTGCAACCTTGACCGGATTGATGTGTTTTCGCTCATGGATTTTACATTTTCGAGCAAAGGCTTTATTAAAGGAGAGAAAGTATTCCAAGCGCTGAAAAAGGTAGTCCCTGATTGTATGATTGAAGATCTACCTTTGAAGTTTTCCTGCAATGCAGTAAACATTGATAGCGGAAAAGAACAACTATTTTCCAAAGGAAGTCTCTACAAAGCCATTCGCGCATCAGGAAGTATTCCCTCTGTTTTTTTACCTGCAAAGTATGATAAGCAACACTTTATCGATGGAGGAGTGTTAAACCCAATTCCAATTTCATTGATTTCAAATCTGGAAAATATCGTGGTAGTAGTTGACGTGAATGGCTCTGAAGAGGACTTTCTAAAGCTTCCTAAAAAGTCTTCGCCAGAAAAATCTGGCCTTTCACTTCCCAGCTGGCTGAAAGAATATCAAAGGAAAATGAAGCAATTTTTCCCAGAGGAGAAAAAGGAAGAAAAAAAGGAGTCCTATTCAGCCTTGGATTTGGTTACCCGGTCTTTTGACCTGCTACAGGATCAGTATTGTAATTTGATCCTTGAAAAATATCCGATTGATGTGACTATAAAAATCTCCAGAAGTCAGGCAGGAACTCTTGAATTCCACCGCTCTGCAGAAATGATAGAAATCGGAAAATTAAAAGCAATTGAAGCCCTCGATCAATTTGAAGATGGAAATTCATGA
- a CDS encoding YitT family protein, with protein sequence MSLKANSVDWKAVVNPKSLILMVLGVLCSAVALEAFMLPNKFLDGGVTGMAIIVNLHYDVNLNLLLMLINAPFFAIAWKKIGKTFTVQSIISVVLLIIALEFIEIPAVTEDKVLIAVFGGVMMGLGIGLIIRGGGLIDGFEVITTYFQRNSALSASEITIFLNSLIMLFAALFFGIEAAMYSILTYFTAIKMTDYVVEGFEEYTALTIISKEDERVKELIVKDFGKAISVYKGERGYLPDTFHIHHPCDIIMTVVTRLEVHRIKLAIQQIDPKAFFYVQTIKEVKGGVIKQIGSKHN encoded by the coding sequence ATGAGCCTAAAAGCAAATTCTGTAGACTGGAAAGCTGTAGTTAATCCCAAATCTCTAATCTTGATGGTTTTGGGAGTTCTATGTTCTGCAGTGGCCTTGGAGGCGTTTATGCTTCCTAATAAATTTCTGGATGGAGGGGTTACAGGGATGGCCATCATTGTCAATCTGCATTACGATGTGAATTTGAATTTGCTGCTGATGCTGATCAATGCTCCATTTTTTGCGATTGCCTGGAAAAAAATTGGAAAAACTTTCACCGTTCAGTCCATCATCTCGGTAGTCCTTTTGATCATTGCTTTGGAGTTTATAGAGATTCCAGCGGTTACCGAAGACAAAGTCCTTATCGCGGTATTCGGTGGTGTCATGATGGGACTAGGGATTGGTTTGATTATTCGTGGAGGAGGATTGATTGATGGATTTGAAGTAATCACCACCTATTTTCAACGCAATTCGGCACTTTCTGCAAGTGAAATTACCATCTTCTTAAATTCCTTAATCATGCTTTTTGCAGCACTCTTTTTTGGAATTGAAGCCGCGATGTATTCTATATTAACCTACTTCACTGCGATTAAAATGACTGATTATGTCGTGGAAGGATTTGAAGAATACACGGCGTTAACTATTATTTCCAAGGAAGATGAACGCGTGAAGGAATTGATTGTGAAAGATTTTGGAAAAGCGATCTCAGTATACAAGGGTGAACGCGGCTATTTACCGGATACGTTTCATATTCATCACCCTTGTGATATCATCATGACAGTGGTAACCCGTCTGGAAGTGCATCGAATCAAATTAGCCATACAACAAATTGATCCTAAGGCGTTTTTTTATGTACAGACGATCAAAGAAGTAAAAGGAGGAGTCATCAAACAAATAGGAAGCAAACACAACTGA
- a CDS encoding serine hydrolase, with amino-acid sequence MNKLNLILFLSIFGLASCQHSDAPFRENLEDFPVLKKVLADSNLYQVQIIYTQIDRNEHGNPLMISYTYNLDESRYFYPASTVKLPVAILALEWLEEQGMDDLSAESIMLTDSVHPSQIPAWSDSTAKNNLPSIAHYVKKILLVSDNDAYNRLYELLGQEYINEKLKEKGLLHTVINHRLSFPASPEENRMFNPVYFQDSLGNSILKLPARTTDKIYFNSAQPKIGNGYYLGDSLVQEPLDFTHKNRFSLTDFDGVVKRMIFPEAFLGVERFNLNEAHRSLVLKYMSMLPGESDFPSYPQSEYWDTYSKFYKDGLSKDPIPASIRIFNKTGQAYGHLLDGSYFVDFEHGIEFFVTAIIYVNSDQILNDDQYEYDAVGFPFFAELGQYLHQRELKRKKQIPADLGRFTFEY; translated from the coding sequence ATGAATAAATTAAACCTCATTTTATTCCTAAGCATATTTGGCTTAGCCTCCTGCCAGCATTCTGATGCCCCATTTCGAGAAAATTTGGAGGATTTCCCGGTTTTAAAAAAGGTTTTAGCTGATTCCAACTTATATCAAGTACAGATCATTTATACCCAAATTGATCGAAATGAACACGGAAATCCGTTAATGATTTCCTATACCTATAACCTTGACGAATCACGATATTTTTATCCAGCTTCAACGGTCAAGCTTCCCGTGGCTATCCTAGCCTTGGAATGGCTGGAGGAACAAGGGATGGACGACTTATCTGCAGAAAGTATTATGCTTACGGATTCTGTTCATCCTTCCCAAATTCCGGCTTGGTCTGATTCTACTGCCAAAAATAACCTTCCTAGTATCGCTCATTACGTAAAAAAGATTTTGTTGGTAAGTGATAATGATGCTTATAATCGGCTTTATGAATTGCTGGGACAGGAATATATCAATGAAAAACTCAAGGAAAAGGGTCTATTGCATACTGTGATTAATCACCGCTTAAGTTTTCCAGCAAGTCCTGAGGAAAATCGGATGTTTAATCCAGTTTATTTTCAGGATTCATTAGGGAATTCAATTTTGAAGCTTCCTGCACGAACTACAGACAAAATCTATTTTAATAGCGCCCAGCCCAAAATTGGAAATGGGTATTATTTAGGTGATTCCCTAGTTCAGGAACCTTTGGATTTTACTCATAAGAATCGCTTTTCTTTGACAGACTTCGACGGCGTAGTGAAGCGGATGATTTTCCCAGAAGCATTTTTGGGAGTTGAGCGGTTTAATCTTAATGAAGCACACCGTTCTTTGGTTTTGAAATACATGAGTATGCTCCCAGGAGAAAGCGATTTCCCAAGTTATCCACAATCTGAATATTGGGATACCTATTCTAAATTTTACAAGGATGGATTATCGAAGGACCCAATTCCTGCTTCCATTCGAATTTTCAACAAAACAGGACAAGCTTATGGACACCTGCTGGATGGAAGCTATTTCGTTGATTTTGAACATGGGATTGAATTCTTTGTGACTGCAATCATCTATGTGAATTCAGACCAAATCCTCAATGATGATCAATATGAATATGATGCGGTTGGATTTCCATTTTTTGCGGAATTAGGGCAGTATTTGCATCAAAGAGAATTAAAAAGGAAAAAGCAGATTCCTGCCGATTTGGGTAGGTTTACGTTTGAGTATTAA
- a CDS encoding HD domain-containing protein, with translation MVFEEIKKKIYEDILEKLPSHLTYHNLAHTAYVLDRAVFLAEQSKVSSDELELLRLAALFHDTGFIESPKDHEERGCKIARSYLAESYSEEQLSLICGMIMATKIPQNPQTELEKILADADLEYLGTDLFEEIGESLYKELKHSIPDFSQQAWDELQLAFMEKHHFHTDYCRQNREPKKQENLLIVKKRLGFV, from the coding sequence ATGGTTTTCGAAGAAATAAAAAAGAAGATTTACGAAGACATTTTGGAAAAATTGCCTTCCCACCTGACCTATCACAATCTGGCTCATACAGCCTATGTATTAGATCGAGCCGTATTTTTGGCAGAGCAATCCAAAGTCAGTTCCGACGAACTCGAACTCTTACGATTAGCTGCACTTTTCCACGACACAGGATTTATTGAAAGTCCCAAAGATCATGAAGAAAGAGGATGCAAAATCGCAAGATCCTACCTTGCCGAATCCTACTCCGAAGAGCAACTGTCTCTTATTTGTGGGATGATTATGGCAACTAAAATCCCTCAAAATCCACAAACTGAACTTGAGAAAATCCTTGCCGATGCCGATTTGGAATATTTAGGAACTGACCTTTTTGAAGAAATCGGGGAAAGTCTCTACAAGGAATTGAAACATTCGATTCCAGATTTTTCGCAGCAGGCTTGGGACGAGCTGCAGCTGGCATTTATGGAAAAGCACCATTTCCACACTGATTATTGCCGGCAAAACCGCGAGCCTAAAAAGCAGGAAAATCTGCTGATAGTGAAGAAGAGATTGGGATTTGTTTAA
- a CDS encoding alkaline phosphatase family protein — MKKTVVLDIVALTPRVIGEHTPFLKKWIASKKQAVVEPVLPAVTCSAQSVYLTGKWPTENGIVGNGWYFQDECEIKFWRQSNKLVQAEKVWEVLRKENPGFTVANLFWWYNMYSSADYAVTPRPLYPADGRKLPDCHSQPMELRDKLQAELGQFPLFTFWGPNTTIESSKWIAEAAKKVEEWYNPTLNLIYIPHLDYNLQKYGIDFSKISKDLKEVDDLARDLITFFESRGAEVLLLSEYGITSVSKPVHLNRIFREKGWIQVKNELGRETLDSGTSAVFAVADHQVAHVHVNDHSKLSEVKALLEKTPGVEKVLDAQGKKDYHIDHARSGDLVVIADADSWFTYYFWLDDTKAPDYARCVDIHRKPGYDPVELVLDPAIKIPILKIGSKVLKKKLGFRYLMDVIPLDATLVKGAHGRIPESDLDKPLLVGDSKLISSDRIQPTEVFDLILRAVRS, encoded by the coding sequence ATGAAAAAGACCGTCGTTCTAGATATTGTTGCCTTGACTCCCCGAGTGATCGGAGAGCATACGCCTTTTTTGAAAAAATGGATCGCATCCAAGAAGCAAGCTGTGGTCGAACCCGTACTTCCTGCTGTTACCTGCTCGGCCCAATCTGTGTATCTGACCGGAAAGTGGCCAACGGAAAACGGCATCGTAGGCAATGGCTGGTACTTTCAGGATGAGTGCGAGATTAAATTTTGGCGTCAGTCCAATAAGCTCGTACAAGCTGAAAAAGTATGGGAAGTCCTGCGGAAAGAGAATCCTGGTTTTACCGTAGCGAATCTGTTTTGGTGGTACAATATGTATTCATCCGCCGATTATGCTGTAACTCCGCGACCGCTATATCCTGCAGATGGCCGCAAATTGCCCGATTGCCACAGCCAACCCATGGAGCTGCGAGACAAGCTTCAGGCTGAGTTGGGACAGTTTCCGCTCTTCACTTTTTGGGGGCCGAATACTACCATCGAATCCAGTAAATGGATCGCCGAGGCGGCCAAAAAGGTAGAGGAATGGTACAATCCTACATTGAATCTCATCTATATTCCACATTTGGACTATAACCTCCAGAAGTACGGGATCGACTTTTCCAAAATCTCCAAGGACCTTAAAGAGGTGGACGATTTGGCCAGGGACTTGATAACCTTTTTTGAAAGTAGAGGCGCTGAGGTTTTGTTGCTTTCGGAGTATGGAATTACAAGTGTGAGTAAGCCAGTGCATCTCAACCGCATTTTCAGGGAAAAAGGCTGGATTCAGGTGAAAAATGAGCTAGGTAGGGAGACGCTTGATTCCGGCACATCGGCGGTATTTGCGGTAGCGGATCATCAAGTGGCTCATGTACATGTCAATGATCACTCCAAACTTTCCGAGGTCAAAGCCCTGCTGGAAAAGACTCCGGGTGTGGAAAAAGTGCTGGATGCCCAAGGAAAAAAAGACTACCACATCGATCATGCCCGTTCGGGGGATTTGGTGGTGATCGCGGATGCGGATTCTTGGTTTACTTATTATTTCTGGCTGGACGATACCAAAGCACCCGACTATGCTAGATGTGTGGATATCCACCGAAAACCTGGTTACGATCCTGTCGAGCTCGTGCTTGATCCTGCGATCAAAATTCCAATCCTAAAAATCGGCTCCAAAGTCCTGAAGAAAAAGCTCGGTTTTCGCTACCTGATGGATGTGATTCCTTTGGATGCAACCTTAGTGAAGGGGGCACATGGACGCATTCCTGAGTCAGATTTGGACAAGCCGCTTTTGGTGGGGGATTCTAAATTAATTTCATCCGATAGGATTCAACCCACTGAAGTATTTGATTTAATATTAAGGGCTGTTCGCAGTTAA